The nucleotide sequence TGTCAGattgctttgctgctttcagatcaTCCCACACCTTCACCCCAAtgtatttttcccattctgtgcacGTCAGACTCTTGCCCTTATCACAtagagctcctttggatttctgcacttgTTGAgaatgaatcccagctgccaaacctggACCAtgcctcaagctttcttaaatcacttttcattctctactcctttACATCTGTAAAAAGACAtcctttccttctaacccttctatGTTGCTCATAGATATTGAAGGAAAATGGCCCTAGAATCGATCCTTGAGGCAATCCACTTATCACACTTCTCTCTTCAAAATAGGTTTCTTTTACCACCACTCACTGTTGtcttgtcagtcaaccagtttgtaatccattctaccacCATGGAACCAACTCCCAGGCTTCACTTTTTGTTCATGAGTTTTCTGtttgggacagtatcaaaagctttgctgaaatcacatcaagtgctcttccttgatccaatacTCTAGTTgcccaatccaaaaaaaaaaaatcttgttttgATATGACcttcctctgataaaaccatgttCCCTCAGATCCTATAATTAATTGGCTTGTAGATAAGTTGGCTATATTTTCCTCCAGCAGCATTTCCATTGATTTTCCCACCACTCAGATAAGACTtattggcctgtagtttccaacctcctgtCTGCTCCCATGGTgcctccaatcttgcggcaccatgCCTATTTCTAAATATTTATTGAGCAAGACTTTGTGGACCCGTCAaaacctctctgagctcccttagtatcctggaatGTATCTCATCAGGCCCTattgccttgtccactttgttttgctAGTTCCTCCCAAAcgctgtctttatttatttttttatttaacaactttttttataccgacattcgtgggtacatcatatcggtttacatggaactaagagaaatacagtgaACGGGGGGGGCGAGGGGAGTGGAAGAAACGGGGGTATAACAGGGTAAAGGCATAACAGAAGAAGTGTAATGGATGCAACTAATGAGAAATAATATATAATGAAAGttataataataaacaaaataatataaaaaacatgAAAAGTTCGCATAACGATAATCACATGGAAGATAACGAGATGACATAATAATAAATTAGCTTGATTAATAATAACGTGGGAGTGTAATCAAGGGAGAAGCTGGAAGATCTATGCTGGGAATGCCTGCGTAAAGATCCAGGTCAAATGGGGTTATATTTACTCTATTCCCATCCCTACTCTaagtattggtttaatatttctactttcctagcatatagacagatggactcaggaccagtgaattatcctcccctgccagcagatggagacggagcaaagctgacgtcacagtatatatactcctgcagtgaccccagcctgtcggtattctctgtctccagcagatggtggatatgtATTTCCCTATGGGATTGCTTCAGATTCTGGAAggataattttaaattaaatgaggAAAAGCCCTGCTCTCTTGCAGTAATACCaagtggtccctcccccagttgagaattcctgaggtgattttcatggtccctcagatgtgcgCCTTGGTCCGGaagctgggtttcctggcatggacttagctgactgtacagctgaaaggcagcgggtgcaggatgCTAAGTGTggcggtgacggcagatgccctccccccccgcagccggagacagtctctgtactcagccagtaagcgctgagctcaggtaagtttaaaaaaaaaaaaaaggaagtcgtTTTTACCTTCCAAAACAGACAATTAGAGGGGTttttaggacttcctccagtctctgtgcTCGGTGTTCCATTCCGACTTCGTTCCTGCTCCCGTTGGCATTAGAgtaactgggcagcctggtggattGAATGGccccgatgggctaggccccgcagcTAGGCTTTATGCCTGTGCACCACGTGGTAGGCCATGGTaggcctcaccatcaggcgccagcgagcggggaggccaccctccatcctgggcccccgcaagaagtgaacaccatcttaaataataaaaaaagaaatggaactatcatcaggaggtgaggggaaatgggtgactgcgatgtgtgaccatgcccctcccccgacgtcaactctttatgcttcatttactattttttcttttacgttttctgttaagtaaccttttttcaagttcctaccttatgcctttgttaacaattttattataaatgttctctgtatttgactatggaaatattttttcctgctttttctgttttatgtaaaccggtatgatttgcattttaatgtaagaatgtcggtatataaaaattctaaataaataaataaataaatggtagtgTTTTCATGCACTTCTGTGTGTGCCTTAATGTCCTCTACAGTATGTCTGTGTGCGCTCAGCTTTGGGCATACCTTTCGTGCGCACAACTTTTTAGAGTGGTGATACGCTCAAGTCTTTGCTCACAAGTTGTGTAAGTGGATTGGCGGCACTTACTTTTTAGTCATGTTTCATATTTAATTTGTGAACAatagtttattgtattttgtgcaatataaatgttttaatagaCAAAATTTAAGGAAAggagtttttttttccaaaaactgAGCCAGGAGCCTTCTCCCTTGTGTGAATCCTTTTAATCTTTATATTGCCCTGTGACACTGTGAGAGGGCTTTGGCTGGCAAGAGAATAGACTCTGGCTGACCTCTGGCTGTTTTCTCAAACTTTTTATCAattccagaaaaataaaacagaaacagctctgcttaccttagcagtttcaaaagcaaaaaggcagcagtgcaatTCATAGATAATCAGTATTGTCCTTCCTTAGGTTTCCTACTCTTCCCCCGAGGCCCCATGTTCTCCCTAGGCCTGCCTACCTTATCCTGTTCTAAGGAGCAGAACTAACTTCCTGTCTGAGGTTTAAGGTGGGCcaagctaaatgcctggtcctgggcTTTTAAGGAGAGTCTATCATACCTCCCTTTATTTATGACGTGTGTACATTAAATTGTCTGTGTTTATTTCATGAGGTGTCGCGTAATGCTTTAGTCCTACCCCTAACATCCACTCAGGGTTAACCTCATGGTCACTCCTGAGGGTCTTACTGAGCACTGCCCAGGCCTGCCTGCACCTGTGCACATTCACCAGCTGGGTTTCCACTTGCCTCTAGGCAAATCCCCACTCACAAGCTTTTAATAGGGACACTGAGACTGCACAtgacccatggggggggggggggggggggggggaggtgtcacacagttcctagaaatcCACCTCCagaccaaatacagaaaataatAGAATCATTAATGAGTCCAAAACAGGCACAGCTAACAAACtgacatttcttaaaaaaaaaaaaatgtaggaacaGTGAATGTAAAAATAACACAAACAACATACGTTAGCTAAACACTTCTTGCTGTACTTAGTACTTGGGGAGTTTCAGGAAATGGGCTGTTCACATCAGCTGTGACAGGGCCTCAGCACAGAGATCTGTCTCCTTTTTTCCCCAGCCGAGACTTACGcggaatataaaacattttaaataaaataaacttcagAGCTAGTTCTCAGATTTCTGAAGGGCCAATCAGGGTACAAAGTATTAGAAATAGTTCTCTGACCAGTGGCTTGCTGACCAATAATAATtttctgaccaatggcactgcaggatgttagtctcaCCACTCCCTAAGGATACTAGGAGATTATGCTATTCAAGCCTCACTCTAAGTAGAACAACATCCCAAGCCTCAGTTTGAACTACAATGTAAAGAATAAAGATTCAACACCACCTGCAGGCCATCTCAAAAGAAGTGAGCTTTCTGTGGAGAAACCACAAATCCTAGGACAAAACAAATGACAGTACAAATAAAACCCCTTGTTTACCACATGGGGATAACTAGTCACTCCACAACTTTCTGCCTAGAAAGATTTTCATCCATAGAAATCTGTTTCTGGCAATTGTCTGATTTTTGGCAGTCTTGTGCAGGGTAGTGCCAGTGATATTGTAATATGAGGATACATTGGCAGTAATGGTCTGAATTACATTGATAGAAGTGTAGGAAAGTAGGATAGGATGAGCAGTTTTTCATCCACAGCGAGAAAGATGTTCAAGACACGTGGCTTTGGGATTAGAATACACTGGTGGTGATTACATTATTGGGAAtgtagataactgggtggctgacgtatgtgaggatcacctggtagcATAcgtacctggtgtgaaggtggcagacgtcacgcatcacctagataggattttagacagtgctgaggaggagccggctgttgtggtacatgtgggcaccaatgacataggaaaatgtgggagagtggttctggaagccaaatttaggctcttaggtagaaagctgaactccagagcctccagggtagcattctctgaaattctcccttttccacacaagtgcccagaggcaggcagagctctagagtctcaatgctttgatgagatgatggtgcaagaaagagggattcagttttggggAAAGGGAGAGTCTTTTGTTAAGGGACAGGCTCCGctttaaccaaggtggaaccaggctgctggcgctaatcttTTAAGCTAGAACTAAGGGGAAAGCAAATAGTTGCTCAACAGTACTAtctctgaaggatactaataaagcaGGAGAGTTATAGCATTCCAACAGAAATTCcaataataaaagtagtccatgtgcttataagtaaagaatcacctgagctaaaaggctattaatacaaacaaaaaaacccccacattttGAAATTTCTGTAGGCCAgtgccagatgtctaagaagtaagatcaGAAAGCTAAAGTGTATAGCTGTGAATGATGAGAGAGACTTAATTGGCATGTGAGACATATCTGAAGATAACCATACtaaggtataaattatatcacaatgaggAAGGAGCAATTTGGTTGGGTGGTGGCagttttatgtctgggagggcatagagtccaacagggtaAGGATCCtgaaagagactaaatgcacaatagaatcgtTATGGGTAGAAAACCAATGTATGttgaggaagagtatagcaataggagtatactaccgtccccCTGGCCAAAATAATGGGatagacgatgaaatgctaagagattagggaagctaacaaaattggtagtgcaataataatgggagacttcagttaccccagtattgactgggtaaatgtaacataaggACATACTAGAGAGAGAGTTTCtggttggaataaatgacagctttatggagcaattggttcaggaaccaatgaaagagggagctattttagatctaattcttagtagagagcaggatttggtgagaagtAAAGGTGGTGTGGCCGCTCGGCAATAGtcatcataacatgatcaaatttgaattgactggaagggggacaataagtaaatccacagctctagcactaaactttcaaaaaggaaactttggtaaaatgagaaaataggaaaaaaaacctgaaagtaACAGCTACAAacgttaagagtgtacaacaggcatggactctgaaaaaaaaaatctttgaagtgtagtccagatgtattccatgtattaagaaaagtggaaggaaggccaaacgattgccagtATAGTTAGAAGgttaggtgaaagaggctattttagctaaaagattttccttcaaaaaaaaaaaaaacaaaaacaaaacattagcgttgacaagttaaatgtaaaatgttaagacaggctaaaagagaatttgaaaagaagttggtcgtagaggcaaaaatttataataaaaaccttttaaaatgtatctgaagcaggaaacctgcgaggaAGTTGGTCGGACCATTAGATAATTAAGGagttaaggaagataaggccatcatggaaagactaaatgaatttattgctttggtgtttactgaggaggatgttggggtaatacccattccagagactgttttcaagggtgactatTCAGATGAAATGGCCCGAATCATGGTAAACCTGGGAgctatagtaggccagattgagaaactgaagagtagcaagtcacctggatcAGATGATATACataccagggttctgaaagaaataaaaaaatggaatttgacctatcatccactgtacctgaagactggaaggtgggcaatgtaaccccgatctataaaaagggctccagaggtaatccgagaaactatagaccagtgagcctgacttcagggctggaaaaaattgtggaaactgttataaagaataaaatcacagaacatatagacagacatgatctaatgggacacagccagtatggatttacccaaagaaagtcttgcatcacaaatttgaaggggttaataaacatgtggataaaggtgaaccggtagatgtggtgtatttgaattttcagaaggcgtttgacaaagtccctcatgagaggcttctaagaaaactaaaaagtcatgggataggagaagatgtccttttttggattgcaaactgattaaaagacaggaaactgagagtaggattaaatggtctgttttcacagtggagttccccagggatctgtacttggaccggtgccttttaatatatttataaatgatcttgcaAGGGGTATGAcgaatgaagtgatcaaatttgcaaatgacacaaaattgttcggagtagttaaattgcaagtggatagtgataaattgcaggaggaccttgtgagattggaagattgggtgtccaaatgatagatgaaatttaatgtggataagtgcaaggtgatgaatttAGGGAAAAagtaatccttgctgtagttccacattatgagctaccacccaggaaagagatctaggtgccatacattgaaatcgtcggctcagtgtgctgcgacggtcaagaaaacaatgttaggaattataatgaagaataaaaaggttgatgtcataatgcctctgtattgctccatggtgagactgtaccttgaatactgtgtgcagttctggtcactgcatctcaagatatagttgcactggagaaagtacagagaagggtgaccaaaacgataaagggcatggaatggcttccctatgaggaaaggctaaagcgattaaggctgttcagcttggagaagagacggctagggggagggggatatgatagaggtctacaaaatcatgaaagaacttgaaggGGTAAAGGTGAATcacatttactctttcaaataatagaaagactagagggtactccatgaagttagcaagtagcacatttaaaacaaatcagagaaaattctttttcacacaatgcaaaattaagttctggaattcattgccagaggatatggttaaggcagttggtgtagctgggtttagaaaaggtttggataagttcttggagaagtctataaactgctattaatcaataagtaCCAGCATTAGTactttgggatctatttaatgtttgggtacttgtagcctggattggccactgttggaaacaggatactgggcttgttggacccttggtctgacccaatatggcatatcttgtgttcttatgattACCTACAAGGACAGAATGTAACCAGTAATAGTCTGAGTCAGTTACTAATAAAATTGTTACCTTTTTTGAAGAGAATGAGAGCTTTTGTCTGCACCAACACCAGTTGGGGAAAACTCAGAAGTCTACTGATTTTCACCTTCTGCAGGCCATAATTGAGTTAGGTGAATTGTTACACAATACATAGAGGATTTTATATTATCTTGTTTCTAACTGAGATaactggttttcttttttattagtatTGCCTTGTATAGCAAATTgaatttaaaaagagaaaagcattacatattttgtaaaatgAAAATCTCTGTACAAGGGTGTCCGGTTTTAATCCTGGTGGGCCACAAACCAATGTGCTGTTTAGgaaatccctaatgaatatgcatgagacatgtTTGACTAGACTAGATTGGCTGTAGTGCATAGAAATATAgattatacatattcattaggaatatcctagaatcagacttgtttgtgacccatgaggactggagttggtcacccctcTATTCTATGATCAGCCTTAATGAGGGAGAAATTGAAATTATATAGAATGACCTAGGAGCTTTCTTACTGTATGTGTCCACAGGATATTCAATAATAAGGCTTTACCAGTAGAGCACTAAGacttttccctttttaaaaaaacaagaaataatgCCTTGCCTTTTATTTTTATCCAGCAGGTAAAGgacccaaaaataaaattaagtattATAAGAGAGATCCTAAAACTATTGCAACAAACAACCTGCCATctgacaaagagagagaaaatttttGCATGGCTTTTCCTAAATCAGATGGCAGCAGAGCCTGTAACAATGAGTCTCTAATTAACAAGGCAATGAAATGTCCTGCAGCGGAAAGACAAGACAAATGGACTCTTATTTCAAAAAGAGGCACAAATCGATGCCATACAAattcaataaaacagaaattacaCATGTATACTAATTTGCTCAAAAACTTTACAGAGGAAAATTCTCTTGTATCACAACCTCCAAGATTTACTGGGAGAAAATCAttcacatgtactgagtgtgataaaagttttTGTGTGTTATCTCATCTAAAACGACATCAaatgatccacacaggagagaggccATTTAATTgttctgaatgtaataaaagtttcaatcagaaatCTTCCTTGAGAAACCATGAAATGATCCACACTGGTAAAAAGACATTGATATGTACTGAGTGTCATAAAAGTTTCTTTACATTATCTCATTTAAAACGGCATCAAATGATCCACACAGGAGCGAGGCCATTTAATTGTTCTgcatgtaataaaagcttcaatCAGAAATCTTCCTTGAGAAAACATGAAATGatccacacagaaaaaaaaacatttacatgttctAAGTGTGAGAAATGTTTCTGTTCCAAAGTAAGCCTGAGAATACATGAAATGATCCATTGCGAAGGGCTACAGTATAAATGTTCTAattgtgataaaagcttcaatcAGAAGTCTAGCTTGAGACGACATGACATGATCCATAGGGGAgggaaaccatttaaatgtcTTGAATGTGATAAAGGCTTTAGTAGGTTATCTCATCTGAGAGAACATCAAATGctccacacaggagaaaaaccatATAATTGTTCTGTCTGTCATAAAACCTTTCGTCAGAAATGTGTTTTGATAGAACATGAAAAGATTCATGCAGGAAAAAATCCTTTTAAATGTTCTgggtgtgataaaagcttcaatcGGAAATGTACCCTGAAACGACATGCAATGATCCACACAGGTGAAAAACCATTTaagtgttctgaatgtgataaaagtttcaatCAGAACTCTACCTTGAAAAAGCATGAAATGATCCACTCAGGAGAAAATGCCAGAAGCGAAAGAAGAAGTTGATAGAAATATAAATGGCCAGCAACTATTCTGTGAATCATATGGAGATAGTGAAGCTCCTTATGTACCATGAAATGCAATCTGTGACCAtgcaaatgtggcagaaagatacagaataatctcaattatattgaatgccactggcctgattaagaagaatttatAAGCATACATTGATTATAACAATTACTCCAGGAGGAGGATCTTTAATGCAATGCAACTGGCAACATGGTGAGTGACTTCATTTTGAcctccagggtttttttttttcttattttgttcctACATATGGGATGAAAGAGGAAGGCTCAGTATGGTATCTTCCTTGTGGCTCCACTGGAGCATCCCCTTTTAAGACCAATGGATGCCCACGTTGTCCATGGCCTTCTGCCACTAGAAGCTGAGCTGCTGGAGAGATTGTGAGGGGAAGATGAGCTTTCATCTCCCCCAGGCTTTTTGGCATCATTGAGCCTAACAGAACCCCTTCCAATGAGTCCTGCTGCAGCTTGTGTTTCTGCCCAGCATTGACTGGCCCAAGCATTACTGGGGCCTCAGAGGAGACACTGGCTCGGAGAGGAGAAAGACAGAGGCTTTGAAGAGGTTTCTCCTTCTGCATGGACATGTTATATTGTCTCAATCTGCTCAGAGAAATTTTAATTTTGGTAAGACCAACTCAGTGTAATCTTGCATCCATTTGGGAAGCCATTGAAAGTCTGGGGTGCGCCATCTTGCCTCTGTTGACTCCTTTGTGGAAAAATGTATTCAACTTCTGGAAAGCTCTAACTAATTTTGATCAGCAAATTTCTCCatttaaatttgaaattggccATGTTAAGTATATTCAAGTGCCTCTTGTGAAAACAAAAATCATTGTCAATTGAAATAGAAACTTTTGAAAACATTATAAGGCATAAGAATCTTCGTTTATAAACTTTCCTCAATAGCCATTGGTATTTCCTAGGGAGATGTTCAAACAATATTTCTTGAAAGTATTAAAGCTGCTTGATTATTTTATTCTTCCAGTATCTAAGGCTTATTATCTTCCTCCTTTAAGAGAAAGGAAGATGAATCAGAGATGGGATGTCATGTATTATCTTCTGTTTCTGTGGAAGAGACCAATTTAGCTGTATCAACTTTATTTGAGGGCCTCTTATTATGTTTTGTGGGGGGAGGGTTTGGATGAGACACTagaagcagctgctgctgctaagttggtgggatatatatatttttttttctttgctttgggTTGTGGTTTTGAAGCCTCATTTGAGGATTGGGAATTGAATTGAACTGAACATGTACATTTCTttatataatttttcttttttttttcctatttgtctaATCCTGGTTTTCCTTTTCAAGATTGATGTTGAGTATTGTAatttgaaatgcataaataaaaagttaaacaaaaatgAGAGACACTTCCATTACAAAGGAAGCCTTAGACTACATGAAATTACCCATAGCAGAGGGGAAACGCTTTAAATGTTCGGAATGTGATAAGGTAGATGACCGATAGAAgctttaagaaaacatgaaattACATCCACACAGGAAAAGATTGAAATGGTTCCCACCATACTCTGACTTAGAAATGAGGTTCATTCAGTTTGAGGTATGTGAAAAATAAACCCAATTGGAGACACTACTCATGGTGAAAGAGTTTTACCAAAAAGGACACAAGGCCAGAAAAACAAGAGAACATTAAAGCACTGGGTGCAGTGGTATGGCAGGCAGACAAGTACCTCAAGGAcataaaaaataattagaaaaatccaaaatgaaagcTGATACATGCCTAACTAATTGAAGATTTAATTTATATACtcgaataataaataaataacagtacaGTCAGGGAAATCTAGTCCTAGGGACCTCCCAGTTTGATCACTGGTGTGAGCAGGCAGACAGGCTTAAAGGAGGAATTTCCAAGATTTATAGCCTCCTCCAGAAGGATCCATACCAGGATTGGATATTCTTTCAAACTAAACAGCTCGATTTCTGTGCTATTATCCGAAAATAGCTATAAAAGTATTACTCATATGGCATCTTACACCTGTTTTAGGTTACATAAAGCTCACATCAGCAGTGATGATTTATGCTGGAAGGGATGTGGACAAAAAGGATCTTTTATCCACATCCCTCTCCATAAGGCGATTATGGAGAGCAGTATCCCATCTTATCCAACACGTACTCCATCTTCCCTTACAGTTATCCCCTGAAACAGCTTTATTGAACATCCCCGCAGAATGCTCTAAATATGAATGGACACTAGTGAACCAAATGAGTTATAGCAGCAGCTTGGAAAGCACCTAGTGCCCCTCAGTTAACAGCGGTACTCTCTAAGCTGGATAAGATGTGTGAACTTTATAGGCTAACAGCCTGCAAACCTCCCCCGTTTCCCAGGTTCTCTCAGGTGTGGAATCCGTATGTTCAATGGAGGGCTACACAATAAAGCAGGTATAGAGGCTAGGTTGATTCCTCTATCTAGATGGTCTTTAAGGCCCACCAAGCCAGATTGAGGTACACATTATGCAATCTTTGTATTTCCAATCATACATGCCACTGAAAATGATGCAATCGAgacaattttggtttttgaaaatgtaatttatttcaaTTTGTAAATTCTTATGCTATTATAATAATGTCAGACGATTTCAATAAAATACCatttaccaaaaaaaataaataaaagttgcaCAATTctaagaaaatagaaaagagaaACATCAACATAAAacactaaggggccaatgcaatacagtgcgctcagccgagcgcactgtataacccgcagtctgACGTGgcttaaataggcgctaatccacctcataatgcaatagggggattagcacctatttaacttAACGCGtgtctgacgcggagtgaatgcgatagcgctcctcacatgcacatgcatgtgaatgaggctattgctcattcactccgcattcaaaaaaagtgTGCacctcagacgcac is from Rhinatrema bivittatum chromosome 2, aRhiBiv1.1, whole genome shotgun sequence and encodes:
- the LOC115083925 gene encoding zinc finger protein 501-like isoform X3, producing the protein MEMKDSIAADPVVLSGINEEDESYSCSDYSDPEEMKNNPNLGTAALTLCTKKEEEPNAIGQPDPERREIPIMTGKGPKNKIKYYKRDPKTIATNNLPSDKERENFCMAFPKSDGSRACNNESLINKAMKCPAAERQDKWTLISKRGTNRCHTNSIKQKLHMYTNLLKNFTEENSLVSQPPRFTGRKSFTCTECDKSFCVLSHLKRHQMIHTGERPFNCSECNKSFNQKSSLRNHEMIHTGKKTLICTECHKSFFTLSHLKRHQMIHTGARPFNCSACNKSFNQKSSLRKHEMIHTEKKTFTCSKCEKCFCSKVSLRIHEMIHCEGLQYKCSNCDKSFNQKSSLRRHDMIHRGGKPFKCLECDKGFSRLSHLREHQMLHTGEKPYNCSVCHKTFRQKCVLIEHEKIHAGKNPFKCSGCDKSFNRKCTLKRHAMIHTGEKPFKCSECDKSFNQNSTLKKHEMIHSGENARSERRS
- the LOC115083925 gene encoding gastrula zinc finger protein XlCGF26.1-like isoform X2, which produces MEMKDSAAADPESLSIKDDEPCSYRDQSVSETRENRSPSTSLPVTTSVFAFDIKQEHADSERREAPIMNSIAADPVVLSGINEEDESYSCSDYSDPEEMKNNPNLGTAALTLCTKKEEEPNAIGQPDPERREIPIMSKGPKNKIKYYKRDPKTIATNNLPSDKERENFCMAFPKSDGSRACNNESLINKAMKCPAAERQDKWTLISKRGTNRCHTNSIKQKLHMYTNLLKNFTEENSLVSQPPRFTGRKSFTCTECDKSFCVLSHLKRHQMIHTGERPFNCSECNKSFNQKSSLRNHEMIHTGKKTLICTECHKSFFTLSHLKRHQMIHTGARPFNCSACNKSFNQKSSLRKHEMIHTEKKTFTCSKCEKCFCSKVSLRIHEMIHCEGLQYKCSNCDKSFNQKSSLRRHDMIHRGGKPFKCLECDKGFSRLSHLREHQMLHTGEKPYNCSVCHKTFRQKCVLIEHEKIHAGKNPFKCSGCDKSFNRKCTLKRHAMIHTGEKPFKCSECDKSFNQNSTLKKHEMIHSGENARSERRS
- the LOC115083925 gene encoding gastrula zinc finger protein XlCGF26.1-like isoform X1, translating into MEMKDSAAADPESLSIKDDEPCSYRDQSVSETRENRSPSTSLPVTTSVFAFDIKQEHADSERREAPIMNSIAADPVVLSGINEEDESYSCSDYSDPEEMKNNPNLGTAALTLCTKKEEEPNAIGQPDPERREIPIMTGKGPKNKIKYYKRDPKTIATNNLPSDKERENFCMAFPKSDGSRACNNESLINKAMKCPAAERQDKWTLISKRGTNRCHTNSIKQKLHMYTNLLKNFTEENSLVSQPPRFTGRKSFTCTECDKSFCVLSHLKRHQMIHTGERPFNCSECNKSFNQKSSLRNHEMIHTGKKTLICTECHKSFFTLSHLKRHQMIHTGARPFNCSACNKSFNQKSSLRKHEMIHTEKKTFTCSKCEKCFCSKVSLRIHEMIHCEGLQYKCSNCDKSFNQKSSLRRHDMIHRGGKPFKCLECDKGFSRLSHLREHQMLHTGEKPYNCSVCHKTFRQKCVLIEHEKIHAGKNPFKCSGCDKSFNRKCTLKRHAMIHTGEKPFKCSECDKSFNQNSTLKKHEMIHSGENARSERRS